The Electrophorus electricus isolate fEleEle1 chromosome 19, fEleEle1.pri, whole genome shotgun sequence genome has a segment encoding these proteins:
- the hmgb3a gene encoding high mobility group protein B3a gives MAKGDPRKPKGKMSAYAYFVQMCREEHKMKSPGIPVNFAEFSKKCSGRWKALSGKEKSRFEDMAKQDKLRYDQEMMHYMPGKRGKKKDPNAPKRPLSGFFIFCSEHRPKIKAQYPNLGIGEVAKKLGEMWNSLTDANKQPYLMKANKLKDKYQQDIADYKSKGKAGDMVMGMSMGTGMGMGMMGVAPKPMMKSSMDEEDDDDEDDDDDDEEDEEEDDE, from the exons ATGGCTAAAGGGGACCCCAGGAAGCCAAAGGGCAAGATGTCCGCTTATGCGTACTTTGTGCAGATGTGTCGTGAAGAGCACAAGATGAAGAGCCCTGGGATTCCTGTTAACTTTGCTGAATTCTCCAAAAAGTGCTCTGGGCGATGGAAG GCGCTGTCAGGGAAAGAGAAATCCCGGTTTGAAGACATGGCCAAGCAGGACAAATTACGGTATGATCAGGAGATGATGCACTACATGCCTGGCAAGCGAGGCAAAAAGAAGGACCCCAATGCACCCAAGAGACCACT GTCTGGCTTCTTCATCTTTTGCTCGGAGCATCGTCCCAAAATCAAGGCCCAGTATCCTAATTTGGGTATTGGAGAAGTAGCCAAGAAACTCGGGGAGATGTGGAACAGCCTCACAGATGCCAATAAACAGCCTTATCTGATGAAAGCCAACAAGTTAAAGGATAAATACCAACAG GACATTgctgattacaagtcaaaggGCAAAGCTGGAGACATGGTCATGGGTATGAGCATGGGTACAGGTATGGGCATGGGCATGATGGGAGTGGCCCCTAAACCAATGATGAAGAGCAGCATGGATGAAGAGGACGATGATGACGaagacgacgacgacgacgacgaagaggatgaagaggaggacGATGAATAG